In the genome of Rhodoplanes sp. Z2-YC6860, one region contains:
- a CDS encoding Bug family tripartite tricarboxylate transporter substrate binding protein, translated as MSRIRLSIAALLAAAAASLSNIPVSAQGTYPDKPVHLLVGRPPGGVADIAARVIGQHLSRRWKEQVVVENRPGGGGVIAVRATLQAAADGASVLVAADSDFTINRFVLKSWQPSYDTDIVPIARLTFNPVVLVAPTKAPYSTVQQLIQAAKADPGGITFATAGTGSSPHLVGEYFGSKAGIDIRHIPYSGGPAAAAAAAGGHVGLAVIAVSSAAPLVQSGNVKVIGLSTKSRLPFLPDWPTIAEGGVPDFEANIWTGLFIKAGTSAAVIEKLRNDVWEILADPVAVKELQDVGAVPAPLFAKEFETEIARDSERNEALVRRLKILTD; from the coding sequence ATGTCTCGAATTCGCCTGTCGATTGCCGCGCTGTTGGCCGCAGCCGCGGCATCACTCTCGAATATTCCTGTGTCGGCTCAAGGCACTTACCCCGACAAGCCGGTCCATCTGCTGGTCGGCCGTCCGCCGGGCGGCGTTGCCGACATCGCGGCGCGGGTCATCGGCCAGCATCTCTCCAGACGCTGGAAGGAACAGGTCGTCGTCGAGAACCGGCCTGGCGGCGGCGGTGTCATCGCCGTGCGGGCAACGTTACAGGCAGCCGCCGACGGCGCGTCTGTGCTCGTGGCCGCCGACTCCGATTTCACCATCAACCGTTTCGTCTTGAAGAGCTGGCAGCCGTCCTACGACACCGACATCGTTCCGATTGCCCGCCTGACGTTCAATCCTGTCGTGCTGGTCGCGCCGACCAAGGCGCCGTACAGCACGGTGCAGCAGCTCATCCAGGCGGCGAAGGCCGACCCGGGCGGCATCACCTTCGCAACGGCAGGCACCGGCTCGTCGCCGCACCTCGTCGGAGAATATTTCGGCTCGAAGGCCGGGATCGATATCCGGCATATCCCTTATAGCGGCGGTCCGGCCGCCGCTGCGGCCGCGGCCGGGGGCCATGTCGGCCTCGCGGTGATTGCCGTGTCGTCCGCAGCGCCGTTGGTGCAATCGGGCAACGTCAAGGTGATCGGACTGTCCACGAAATCGCGTCTGCCGTTCCTTCCGGACTGGCCGACGATTGCCGAAGGCGGCGTCCCCGACTTCGAAGCCAACATTTGGACCGGGCTGTTCATCAAGGCGGGAACCTCGGCCGCGGTGATCGAAAAGCTGCGGAACGATGTATGGGAGATTCTGGCTGATCCGGTCGCGGTTAAAGAACTGCAGGATGTCGGCGCAGTGCCGGCGCCGTTGTTTGCCAAGGAGTTCGAGACGGAGATCGCCCGCGACTCGGAGCGTAACGAAGCTTTGGTACGCCGGTTGAAAATCCTCACGGACTGA